In Capsicum annuum cultivar UCD-10X-F1 chromosome 7, UCD10Xv1.1, whole genome shotgun sequence, one genomic interval encodes:
- the LOC107876556 gene encoding keratin, type I cytoskeletal 10-like, whose amino-acid sequence MAGIYGYNDRRSTPPPADGGSSGDRYSSSSTGGSGGYGGLGGGRGYGGVYVGYSNGRSALLPADGGYTGFGGDRYNDSSSGVSGRYGGSDGCGGCGSGEYSGYRGFGSGGGGYGGTGGTGGRYGGTGGTGGGYGGSGGGGGLA is encoded by the coding sequence ATGGCTGGTATATACGGCTACAATGATAGGCGATCCACTCCACCACCTGCTGACGGTGGTTCCAGCGGTGATAGATACAGTAGCTCATCAACAGGTGGTAGTGGTGGATACGGTGGTTTAGGAGGCGGTAGAGGATACGGTGGTGTATATGTTGGTTATAGCAATGGAAGATCAGCTCTGCTACCTGCTGATGGAGGATACACAGGCTTCGGCGGTGATAGATACAACGACTCATCCAGCGGTGTCAGTGGTAGATACGGTGGTTCCGATGGCTGTGGTGGATGCGGCAGTGGTGAATATAGTGGATACCGTGGTTTTGGCAGCGGCGGTGGTGGATACGGTGGTACGGGAGGTACTGGTGGTAGATATGGTGGTACAGGTGGCACCGGTGGTGGATACGGTGGTTCTGGTGGTGGCGGTGGCTTAGCATAA